A single Spiroplasma floricola 23-6 DNA region contains:
- the rplP gene encoding 50S ribosomal protein L16: protein MLMPKRVKFRRPHRVSYEGKAKGGKFIAFGEYGLMSLDGAWITSRQIEAARIAMTRYMKRFGKVWIRIFPHMAKTKKPLEVRMGSGKGSPEEWVAVVKTGQFMFEIGGVSEEVAREALRLAMHKLPVRCKIVKRGDE, encoded by the coding sequence ATGTTAATGCCCAAAAGAGTTAAGTTCCGTCGTCCTCACAGAGTGAGTTATGAAGGAAAAGCAAAAGGTGGAAAATTCATCGCATTTGGTGAATATGGATTAATGTCATTAGATGGTGCTTGAATTACTTCAAGACAAATTGAAGCAGCACGTATTGCTATGACACGTTATATGAAACGTTTTGGAAAAGTTTGAATTAGAATATTTCCCCATATGGCAAAAACTAAAAAGCCATTAGAAGTACGTATGGGTTCAGGAAAAGGATCTCCTGAAGAATGAGTAGCAGTAGTTAAAACTGGCCAATTTATGTTTGAAATTGGTGGAGTTTCAGAAGAAGTTGCTCGTGAAGCCTTACGTTTAGCAATGCACAAATTACCAGTACGTTGCAAAATCGTTAAGAGAGGTGATGA
- the rpsC gene encoding 30S ribosomal protein S3 yields MGQKVSPNVLRIGIIRGWENRWYAEKGEYVKWLHQDIKIRKAVEKQLKNAAVSKIEIERTKKEITLVIRSARPAIVLGQEGKNVENIVLTVRKTIKDRKADVKVKVIEIKNPDVDAKLVATFIGEQITNRASFRTVQKLAIRKALKAGAKGIKTSVSGRLGGVEMARTEGYLEGSVPLSTLRSDIDYALYEARTTYGQIGVKVWINHGEILGKNNQNNSKVIEDKKIQQKTPREVK; encoded by the coding sequence ATGGGACAAAAAGTATCTCCAAATGTTTTACGTATAGGTATTATCAGAGGTTGAGAAAATCGTTGATATGCTGAAAAAGGTGAATATGTTAAGTGATTACATCAAGATATCAAAATTAGAAAAGCTGTTGAAAAACAATTAAAAAATGCAGCAGTTTCAAAAATTGAAATCGAAAGAACTAAAAAAGAAATCACTCTAGTAATTCGTTCTGCTCGTCCAGCTATCGTTCTTGGACAAGAAGGTAAAAATGTTGAAAATATCGTTTTAACAGTTAGAAAAACAATTAAAGACAGAAAAGCTGATGTAAAAGTTAAAGTAATAGAAATTAAAAATCCAGATGTTGATGCAAAATTAGTTGCAACATTTATTGGAGAACAAATTACAAATCGTGCATCATTTAGAACTGTACAAAAATTAGCAATTAGAAAAGCTTTAAAAGCAGGAGCTAAAGGAATTAAAACTTCAGTTTCTGGAAGACTTGGTGGAGTTGAAATGGCTCGTACTGAAGGTTACTTAGAAGGTTCAGTACCATTGTCAACTTTAAGAAGTGATATCGATTATGCCTTATATGAAGCAAGAACTACATATGGGCAAATAGGGGTTAAAGTTTGAATTAATCACGGGGAAATTTTAGGAAAAAACAATCAAAACAATTCAAAAGTAATTGAAGATAAAAAAATTCAACAAAAAACACCAAGGGAGGTTAAATAG
- the rplV gene encoding 50S ribosomal protein L22, producing MEAKAKLTMIRISPRKVRLVADSIRSKKISEAVAILQNQDKRSSEPVLKLLNSAVANAVNNNGMEADQLFVKTIFVNEGPTLKRFRPRAHGRAYEILKRTSHITIVVSDER from the coding sequence ATGGAAGCAAAAGCAAAATTAACAATGATTAGAATATCACCTAGAAAAGTTAGACTAGTAGCTGACTCTATCAGAAGTAAGAAAATATCAGAAGCTGTAGCAATTCTTCAAAATCAAGACAAAAGATCTTCAGAACCAGTATTAAAATTATTAAACTCAGCTGTAGCAAATGCTGTTAACAACAATGGTATGGAAGCTGATCAATTATTTGTTAAAACAATCTTCGTTAACGAAGGACCAACATTAAAACGTTTTAGACCAAGAGCTCATGGTAGAGCATATGAAATTTTGAAAAGAACTAGCCACATTACAATAGTGGTTAGCGACGAAAGATAG
- the rpsS gene encoding 30S ribosomal protein S19, with amino-acid sequence MSRSLKKGPFADDYLIKKVEALGDKKETIKTWSRRSTIFPNFVGHTFGVYNGKEFIPVYVTEDMVGHKLGEFSPTRKFGGHGDDKKKKK; translated from the coding sequence ATGTCTAGATCATTAAAAAAGGGACCTTTTGCAGATGACTACTTAATTAAAAAAGTAGAAGCATTAGGTGACAAAAAAGAAACAATTAAAACTTGATCACGTCGTTCAACAATATTTCCAAATTTTGTTGGTCACACATTTGGAGTTTACAACGGAAAAGAATTTATCCCAGTTTATGTTACAGAAGATATGGTAGGTCACAAATTAGGAGAATTTTCACCAACACGTAAGTTTGGTGGACACGGTGATGATAAGAAAAAGAAAAAATAA